ACAGCCAAACATATACGGTTTCATAACTATAATCCCTGTCACCAGAAGtcacacagtgtcagctgcacCATGATTTGAGTAAATTCCTTATTATTCATCACAACTTAAAATTTTGATTAAAGAAAATTATCGAATCTGAAATCTAAAAttaggaaaacatttaaattcgtCTTGCGAATGGAAATACTCTTGACATAACTGTTAGATGTTATGGCAGTTTGTCCTACACTGGGTCTGGTACCCAGCACCAGGTACAACCCAATACAGGACCCATTGTGACCCGCAAAGATTGTTCTCAGTGGCTTTGCTGCCTGTGAAAAAAGCCCACAACATTTTAGCTTTTGATGGCCACAAGCTCGGCACGTTGTCGCTGACAGTTTACCAACACAAGAGGAGGCCATAACTCATTTGATCTGAGTGGCACAGTCACAATCCCAGGTGATGGGTCGGGTCACTTGTCATATGTTAACAGGTCTGGGTAAATCCGGTTTTGACTTGGAGATAATAGTGGGTAATGGGTCGGGTCCTTTAAGGAGCTTTGTGGGTGCAGGTCTGTGCAGGACGCTGAACAGTGCAACAATCAGCACAGGTTGATTGTCTAGTTACCGAGCTGAGCCTTGCAGCTTTCAATAGTCTTGTCCAGGCTCCTGATGTGTTTCTTTGGGGTCGGGAGGGCGGCAGACGATCCTTGTTGCTgattttgttgctgctgctgcacagtttCACTTAACTCCTTCAGATCCATTTCGGCCTTTACTCGATCTGAAAAGGTCAACGTTTAGTTTCAGAGCAAATTCTCTCATCCTCATAATGACACCATCAATGGTGGTACTGACCCAGGTTGAGATTTAGGATGCCGCCTGTGCCCGAGGTCCTTTCCTGTTTGGGCACTAGTCCAGGGTTAAAGGGTTTTGGGCTGCCTGTCACACTGCCTGTAGGACCCATCCTGCCTGAGACCGGAGACCctgtaatcacacacacacagacacaaaaaacttGGTTACCTTTGATTTAGGTGATGCATCCTTCTACTAAAGGCTACACAGTTAAGGTGATGTAGACTTTACACCTGTGATGACTGATTTTGGAGAATGGCAGAACAGAACACAAGCTGGACCTATCGTCACTTAGTGACTCCAGAGAGAAATATGCCCTTTTGGCCACTAAAACCTTGTCTCTAATTGTATCTATATACTGttgagcagggagagagaagtggatgttctgctgcagctgacgaTGCTATAAGAGCGATGAAAGTGAACCATAAGTATGTCTATAGAATGGGCAGCTAAACAATCAACGGAAACAAGCTCTGTCAACACTTCCATTTGATGTATTGCTATCATTCCGTATATCTACACGTTATTTACCTGAACAGTCCATTGATTCCTCTCCAGTGCTGTAGTGGAAACCAGGATTCCTGCCGGCCTTCTCCATGTCCTGCTCCCCATCAGACCCTGTGTGGACAGACGAGCTGGTGCTCATGGGGGACCGAGGCATGTCCGTCATGGAGACCCTGCGAGTCATTCCACTGGGTGTGGAACTCTTGCTGAGGACCATCTTGGGAGATGCGGTCGTATCAAAGTTTAAGCGAAGTTTCTCATTTTTCTCCGTCTTCACTGTCCCAGCACTGGGGTTGGAGGGGTCCAACAGCATCTGCAGCTGGTTGTTGGGTGTGAAGGGAGTGCGGAAGGGCGCGTAGTTGAAGACCCCGAATTTCTTGCGAATGTTTTCCACATAGACCTCCATCTCCTGCATGGCACTGTTGAAAATGCTTTTCGTCTTTTTCACGGAGAAGGGGATCTCTTTGGACATGAGGTAGCAGTTGTTGATGGGGACCCATGCCCTGCATGAAACATTGACCACATTAGATCACCTGGAGACAAATCTTGGCTCACTTTTGTTTTGACGACAAGGAAATTTCTTCTACGGTGCTCAAAAGGAAATCTCACCTGTCATGTTGACCAAAGAACCGTGCGTCTACCTGTCCGTCCTTATCTCGAAGTGCTTTTGCTGGCCAGAAAGGAAACCCCTTTAGCTTGGCCCAGACCAGGGGGTGGGGTTGACTCTATTGGggacaaatgaataaatcagcGTTTCACACATTTACGATCCCAACGTGtataaacactgtttaaatatAGTATTTAAGATCATGTAAAAACCTACACATGGCTCACAAAACcagttttcccttttttggCATGAAGACAGGTAACACTCTGGACACACCTCGATCTCGTTCATCTAAGATGCAAATGGAAAGACAAAGATATGTTTGATTTCTAAATGAGAAGAAACGTCGGAAGCTTTGCAATCAGTGAGTCAGAAATGCTTCTTTACCTCATGTTCACAAATCTTGACGATGACTTTCGCAGTTGCTGTGAGTTTATGATTACCTGGAATAAAGTCACAAGCAGAttagatgttttcttttttaagacTTTGATATGTTGTTGATATGTCTCGAAGTTGCCTACCTCCATTATAGATGATGCAGTTGTGCAAGATCCATTTCATATCAGCAAGAAAGGCTTCAGTGCAGCcgaacattttcttttttacattctATGGACAAATAAAGGAAATTTGATTAAACACGAGGaacttaaatgaaaataaatcacatgacatttttgtgcaaagcaaatgaaataaacaatagTACCTTCTCTAAAGTACACAGGTCCATGGCATGGAAGATATACTCAGCGTAATCTGGGTGTTGTTCCAGAGACACAGGCTTCTGAAAAGGCTCAGTCTGCccacacaaatatttaaaaaatgaattaatgaaacAGGCTTTAACAATGATTTGGATTTCTCATTTCCTCACAGAGATTGTAGCATTCTTACCCCTGGCTGTTTAATCTTTTGGAGTGCAAATTTGAGCAAGTAGGACAGTTGGTCTAATGTCAGCATCGTCATTGCCTTGCTCTGGGTTTCAATGCATTCGGCAACGGTTATTTTCTGCAACAAAAATTATGAATTAcattgatgaaaatataaagaagGTAATAAAACATCAAGCCAATACAGAAATCCAAACAACTTTACAGCTTGGTTTTTGTAACGTTTACTTCATCTGCATGTCTTTTGATTTAGCGTGCACAGATGTTAGATGATCAAAATTGTGCCAATTCAAAAAAGTTAAGAAGCGGATAAAACTTTAATCCTCTGACATGTCGCAGTGTGAGCTATCGGTTAAACTTGCAGGGGTGTCAGACCGTGTGTCTCAGAGGAAACAAGAGAGGTTTTTTTGATAAACCTCAGATTGTCCCTGGCTGAAGCCGCTCACGACACACGATCCGACATCCCTTTCGTCAACCGAGCAAGCGAGATTGTGCCTCGAGTCCGACAATCACTTGCGTACACCCGCACACATACACGTGTCTTCGGCAAGATACCTCACACTCTGGACAGAACCAGTCGCCATCGGGCTCGGCTGGTAGTTTGAGGCACTTGGCGTGGTACACCCTGGGGCAGAGCTCACAGCAGAGCACCTGGCCCTCGCGGTGGCACAGCCAGCAGTAGAAGTCATTCCTGCCGTCCTGCGGTACAACATCAACAGGATCTGTGGTGAGTGCTGGCTGCTTCATATAGTAAAACGGACCATGTCTTAGCTCTGACTGAAATGCAGGCAAGAGAAACAGGGGGGCAGGTTTCAAAAAAACACGCAGGAACACAAAAAGGTGCAGTGCAACAGAAACAAGGCAGCAGTAGGTTGGGATAAGCAGGGTAAGCAGCATAGAGGACAATATAGCTAATTAACCCAAcacaggactttttttttttttagcaaatacaGTACACAAAGCTGTGACACCCCTGATCAATATCACTGAAATGTTAATTATAGCACAAAAACTGTACATTcaatacaatttaatttgtttttaagcaaAAGCATGAGAATAATGAAACCAATTACAAATTTTTGACTATTCTGACAATAACGAAATTTGGAAAAGCAAGTAGAAGAAAAGTCCTTAGTGACACTGCAAGTATCTTTTATGTCCACCTTTATTTCTGACGACAGATTCTATTAGAAGGATGCAATGAGTGGTGTGATGTTCTGCCATTTCTCACTGATTAATTCTTGTTGACAGTATATTTTCTAATGTTGCTTATACAGATGTGTTGCAGTGTCCCAGGTAAACTGACTTTTCATGACCCATATTTTCATTTAAGTCTAAATTATTCACAAGGTTAAATCAAAatacagcacatttcaacatAGGAATAATCTAATTATTGTAAAACGACAAAGTTTAGAATGACTTGACATTGTAGTGATACTTCACAGGGGTGTGTCAGCTTTGTTGTAAACAATCTGGTCATGTGACATTTTCAACTGTGAGTCAATCAAAACTGACACAACAGGTTTCACTATGTAAATGTGGCTCATCTTTTACCTGAGAGCAAACACTTTGCATGAGGTGAGGACACCACAGGTTCTTTTGTTAACTAGTTATTCATGCATATTATTGGATAAATCAAACTGGTAAACTGTTAATCAACCTGTAGTAGTGGTGGTAAAATGTAGCGGTCACTTATAGAATTAGCTTCTAACATCATGCAAGGTCAACATGGGGCTTAAGGACACAAGGGAATCACTCAGCACCACATTAATCTGGCAAACACATAATAAAATCATCTGCATCAAATTCCACAGAACAATAACTGAACATAAGTGACCGTGTGTTATCAATGTCACCAAAAACACAAGAatctaaaatgtattcaaagtaTATTTGAGCTGACCAGGCTCATGACGCAGCTATAACCTAAACAACTTGTACGAGACAAACCCACTCTCAGTTTCAGCTGTAATCTATAGTCATAATCAAAACTGACATGTTCTCACAGGTAATATGGCATATGTTATGTCACAGTATAACAATGTGACTTTGTGCgaatcagggggcagatccaggaacttttaagtactttattaaaacattgtGAAACAGGGCGATTTTAAaaattttcactgatttctcaggaaataattaatggatcttgttaaaaaaaaaggcatatttagggaTCTGATATCTACAGCCGtcttcagacatgacctccggaggaAGGAACAATTTAGgatctggactttctctgcagtttgtctttcacacatgcaaaacgtgttcacaacagcagcaactcCTCCGGAGGATTCAGGCAAGGGGTGGCGccgcaggcagaggcaggaggtaTCATTAATTCTGCTGAGGAAATCACTTGTTTTGGTTTACAGCAAATCAACACTAGCGCCGACACTATCCCCACAAACTTTGAAAcgttcctctgtgtcctctacCTCTGCTTTACcatccatttgttttgtttttacatttttgtgactGTCGCGTGTTGGACGCGTCATCAGCACACCCTGTAGCTCGAGGTGAATCCAGCAgtggatcccctgctgtgttctaaCGTTGGCTCCGTTGGAGTTTCAGCTGACTTTCTATTTATCGTATTAAGTCAACAGAAACTCTTcaggcttgattgaatttaaggggactgttgggcgttgctttccactgagtgccattctaattATTGTTTTGGCTTCTATCTTAGGGTTTCGACTCTGCCTATGAGAACACACCAGATTTCGAAAATGAGTAAACTGAAGACACTTACCTGGTCTTTGTTACTGCCGATGGCCccaggcttcttcttcttcttgacaGGGCTGGGGGAGGTGTCTGAGGGAGAGTGTCCATTGGAGGAGTGAGTGGGACTCGACACCTTCCTCTTCTGTGGCACCACCGGTCGTTCTGCCAACCCTGGTGGATCAGGGactggacacagagacacaatcGGGTCATGACACTACACCAGACAAACAGGCCTTTAAGGCTCAAGCACAATCCTGTCCGACAAGTTAcacatatttaatatgaattaaAGTCTTGAGGGCTAGGACGCTAATTTAGCTATTCCTAAAATACATCGAGAAAACTGAAACCATAATATTATCATTTAATGTAAATAGAGCTTGATGAAAAATCAAGGGAGGAAGTGCAATTTGAGGCAATTTAGTTTTCAGCTGATCagttaaataacaaacaataataataataatgtgttgaGCTAcgagtattttattttgaaagcaacCACGCTGATCTAAACAGCAATTACAGAGTAATTATTTGAGATGCTACAATAAAATTACACAACTACATTAACACTTGATGAAAACGAATGGCCTGAGGGCTTCCGCTTAACTAACTAGACCCTGTGTGGATACTTTTGACACAAACAGGCAGCAAGGTATAATGAATTATCTTTGAAGTCCTGAGAGAGCAACAAAATGCATCACACTGTGCTAAATAACCTCTAAGTGAAACTAAGTCACCTCAGATGTCTTGGCCCTTAACGTGAGCCGCTCGGCCTCTGAGTCTTACCTTTTGATCGCAGAGACGCATCCATCCCCTCTACCACATCCGACTCCGTCTTTATCTCCTCCTCAGCCAGACTGCAGAGCGCcgcacaggaaaacacaaagtcagaaaCGCTGTTCAGAAACcagaaaccacaacaacagcacaaGAGCAAACAAGTGGAGCGCCACCTCATGCACCAGGGTCCCAGTGGGTCCGTCAACAGGGACCCTGCAGGTTTCCATTGTTACCGTTTTTCCACTGGATTTCAGCACATCTCTGACACCAAGTTCACATCCCCTCCATACTATCAGCAACAAGCGAGTCTGAATATGTTCTTTATGTTGCAAGAGAGAGGATGGTAAcaatcaccatggcaacgcTCTTCTCTGCTAAGCACAAGTTGatattcacaacaacacatggGGCCATTTAGCTGACATTTCCCTGCATCTCGCTGCGTCTGGAGACATCGCAACTGTAAGATTTTCAGTCCGAGTAGTACACTGATATGTGATCTGTGCTAACGAGAAAGCCAGAGGGAATTGGTCCATACGACTGTGGGAGCAGCGTCTCGTGGTGAATAACAGCATATGTTTCTGCCACCTCTCAGGTCCCTTCAGTAGCTACAAGGCTGCACACCCAGAGGATTTGGGCCCATTCTTGGGAGTCAAATAACAACAGATTCATCTAATAGGCTTCCAAACGAATGTCGCCTGTTGTTAAGCCTGAACCTTCATCACAAGCGCTGCTGATTAAAGTCATGTTTATATCACTATCATCCATCTGTAGACAATCTATACCACATGAGccacattttatatttagaatATATCAAAATAGAACAGTAATAGACTTTGGCGTTCCTCAGATTATAGCTCACATACGGGCCTCGTTTACTGACGTGTTTACAACCTGACATTGACATCATATGTTAATAAATCCACAGATTGTAAAACATTCCAAACGCTCAGCATTAAGTTCTgtccattacacacacacacacacacacacacacacacacacacacacacacacacacacacacacacacacacacacacacacacacacacacacacacacacacacacacacacacacacacacacacacacacaccaggcatTTCAAAAGCCTGATTTCCCAGGTCCAGCTCTcgtctcatttcctctgtggggggaaaagagaaagagaataaagaagGGTCCAGCCATAAACGAAGGGCTTTGAGTGTTTGGCTCCTCCTTTGTTCGAGCAACAGAAGGCCTTGTTCCAAAGATTGTAGCTTTTATTCACAAGCCCCGAGCAGAAGACACCCCTCCCAAGGACCCCTGACAGGTCACACACTTGACCAGTTCATAGCTTTGGCTGCAGCTCTGGGTTCCAGCTAGGATGATGGGTTTACAGGCTACGACACAAAGGTCAACCCCATTTGAAGGgataagctttttttttaaaacttttccTCTCGTCTTCTGAAAGTAAAAGAATGTTCTTCGTgtcccctcctccacccttATACAGGCGTTCCACACACAGCCGATCAAATGTCAGTTCACTGACAGGGACACGATGGTTAACATACATATCATAAAGGCTTTAGTGAATAAGATACAGCAAACCCAATGCTAACAGATGAGAGCAGAAGTCTATCTCATTTAAACACTAAAGGATTTAACACTGGTTAAAGATCTTATTTCTGCCCAACAAAAATAACACTGTACCAAGCCAACACTGTAACTCACAACCATCAAGGCTTTTCTAAATAAATCCCCTGTTCTGTCAGACTTTAAAACTGGAAATCAGAAACAGTGCCTCAAACTGAACCTAAGAGGAATGTGCATTGTAACTTGTTTTATCTGACATGGCTTGAGCACAGATTCTTTCACAATATGGCACATGGGTATCTTGTTTCAGCCTGCCAACcgtctcacacacgcacacacacacacacacacaacccctccGGGGCCTTCCTGTTCCGGACTCAGTGAACAAACCAGGCCCacatgaaaataagaaaacattaagCCAAGTCGTTCTGCTACGTGTACCACagccctgagagagagagaaaaaaaggaagattcGCCATCATCAGGCAGCACCAGAGCTGCTGAACGACGTACAAGCACCAGCTTATATTGTACACACAGTCAATGCCAATGACAAGACACTGCAGCCGCAGCTACCAGGAAGACAGGATGAGCAGGAGTCAAAGAAGTAAGCTGATCCAAAGGGCATTCTCAGATCAGGAGCTATGATCCATCACAGTTTAGGCAAATAAATCCTCAGCAGGTTCTGGGATATTCCACAGAGAGACCCGGGTTCAAGAAAACACATGACAGCCATTTCCCCCCTCTGCTGCAAGTGGTACCTGATGGATAAGAAGGAAACAACACTGAGTCAGTGCCTTTGGATTCCACtcctgtgagagagagacgagc
The sequence above is drawn from the Hippoglossus hippoglossus isolate fHipHip1 chromosome 7, fHipHip1.pri, whole genome shotgun sequence genome and encodes:
- the LOC117764142 gene encoding protein kinase C-binding protein 1-like isoform X1, with protein sequence MHPQSLAEEEIKTESDVVEGMDASLRSKVPDPPGLAERPVVPQKRKVSSPTHSSNGHSPSDTSPSPVKKKKKPGAIGSNKDQSELRHGPFYYMKQPALTTDPVDVVPQDGRNDFYCWLCHREGQVLCCELCPRVYHAKCLKLPAEPDGDWFCPECEKITVAECIETQSKAMTMLTLDQLSYLLKFALQKIKQPGTEPFQKPVSLEQHPDYAEYIFHAMDLCTLEKNVKKKMFGCTEAFLADMKWILHNCIIYNGGNHKLTATAKVIVKICEHEMNEIEVCPECYLSSCQKRENWFCEPCSQPHPLVWAKLKGFPFWPAKALRDKDGQVDARFFGQHDRAWVPINNCYLMSKEIPFSVKKTKSIFNSAMQEMEVYVENIRKKFGVFNYAPFRTPFTPNNQLQMLLDPSNPSAGTVKTEKNEKLRLNFDTTASPKMVLSKSSTPSGMTRRVSMTDMPRSPMSTSSSVHTGSDGEQDMEKAGRNPGFHYSTGEESMDCSGSPVSGRMGPTGSVTGSPKPFNPGLVPKQERTSGTGGILNLNLDRVKAEMDLKELSETVQQQQQNQQQGSSAALPTPKKHIRSLDKTIESCKAQLGIDEISEDVYKGVDHSDSEDSEKSDSSDSEYLSDEEHKPKISTQDDKDKAEKKRPKASTDRENKEGGTGPGDKVTIESLLKEKQGTNGPDRDLQDKPRTPQSQPLADQPKAPEEGKGDSATSVTEQDSDSERELVIDLGDEHGGRDSKRARREPGASAAKTPKESNAAKLEGKLPSSATAAAPSRDAASSLKDALQPSITAALNLVSTAASGPSSSTTATSGPTSAASPASTSVSAASPVPAALKKQRPLLPKETAQAVQRAVVWNPTKFPASSQKLQMEKVQKQQQQGEQSAVQTQAQTPGQTRSPQQLQSQPQNSSSSTRYQTRQAAKVQHKDPPQNTSSSTAAQVTSSSSSSFMSGDVQIPTVSADVAADITKYTNKIMDTIKGTMTEIYSDLSKNTSGNTIAEIRRLRIEIEKLQWLHQQELSEMKHNLELTMAEMRQSLEQERERLVAEVKKQTEVEKQQAVDETKKKQWCANCRKEAIFYCCWNTSYCDYPCQQAHWPEHMKSCTQSASASQQDPEAEPNSEPSIKASGHSPATQTLPLGAGSISDKSNSPSFMDKSKDSAAVTVT
- the LOC117764142 gene encoding protein kinase C-binding protein 1-like isoform X2, which codes for MSLAEEEIKTESDVVEGMDASLRSKVPDPPGLAERPVVPQKRKVSSPTHSSNGHSPSDTSPSPVKKKKKPGAIGSNKDQSELRHGPFYYMKQPALTTDPVDVVPQDGRNDFYCWLCHREGQVLCCELCPRVYHAKCLKLPAEPDGDWFCPECEKITVAECIETQSKAMTMLTLDQLSYLLKFALQKIKQPGTEPFQKPVSLEQHPDYAEYIFHAMDLCTLEKNVKKKMFGCTEAFLADMKWILHNCIIYNGGNHKLTATAKVIVKICEHEMNEIEVCPECYLSSCQKRENWFCEPCSQPHPLVWAKLKGFPFWPAKALRDKDGQVDARFFGQHDRAWVPINNCYLMSKEIPFSVKKTKSIFNSAMQEMEVYVENIRKKFGVFNYAPFRTPFTPNNQLQMLLDPSNPSAGTVKTEKNEKLRLNFDTTASPKMVLSKSSTPSGMTRRVSMTDMPRSPMSTSSSVHTGSDGEQDMEKAGRNPGFHYSTGEESMDCSGSPVSGRMGPTGSVTGSPKPFNPGLVPKQERTSGTGGILNLNLDRVKAEMDLKELSETVQQQQQNQQQGSSAALPTPKKHIRSLDKTIESCKAQLGIDEISEDVYKGVDHSDSEDSEKSDSSDSEYLSDEEHKPKISTQDDKDKAEKKRPKASTDRENKEGGTGPGDKVTIESLLKEKQGTNGPDRDLQDKPRTPQSQPLADQPKAPEEGKGDSATSVTEQDSDSERELVIDLGDEHGGRDSKRARREPGASAAKTPKESNAAKLEGKLPSSATAAAPSRDAASSLKDALQPSITAALNLVSTAASGPSSSTTATSGPTSAASPASTSVSAASPVPAALKKQRPLLPKETAQAVQRAVVWNPTKFPASSQKLQMEKVQKQQQQGEQSAVQTQAQTPGQTRSPQQLQSQPQNSSSSTRYQTRQAAKVQHKDPPQNTSSSTAAQVTSSSSSSFMSGDVQIPTVSADVAADITKYTNKIMDTIKGTMTEIYSDLSKNTSGNTIAEIRRLRIEIEKLQWLHQQELSEMKHNLELTMAEMRQSLEQERERLVAEVKKQTEVEKQQAVDETKKKQWCANCRKEAIFYCCWNTSYCDYPCQQAHWPEHMKSCTQSASASQQDPEAEPNSEPSIKASGHSPATQTLPLGAGSISDKSNSPSFMDKSKDSAAVTVT